Proteins from a single region of Methanotorris igneus Kol 5:
- a CDS encoding DUF2341 domain-containing protein has protein sequence MKLRSLITGLVLIGIFINIGVVFGEDVSTNTLSYWIEHTDGKYYVWTKIPHIPANGKVVLIVHKDPSKTPNGDKVFEFFDDFDGNSLDTSKWIAIGSYSISNSKIILNPEHYTTRGQVYGLDVHNGLYSTYEIQQPVVIETKVVSHTDYVRYWFGTTGLSYGYDDGGPDWWGFHYPGGRIAKGYDVPPNGLVGIVSATITPNSFILKDPNVEYHFDYGYDDIKDIPNAKHVFVSSWSCSDTTLDWIRVRKYADKEPITTVERINSNTWKVVVSNPNNYDLTDFQVRFDGAEIVNSKNDGLSITIDSIIDDNGNVIYSSPNSPSTSSQKTEKTNTNTQKISSYWIEHTDGKYHVWTKIHNIPANGKVVLIVHKDPSKTPNGDAVFEFFDDFDGTSLDRNKWIAIGSYSISNSKIILNPEHYTTTNGQAFGLDVGNGLYSTYEIQQPVIIETKVVSHTDYVRYWFGTIRLNYRYDDGGPDWWGFYYPGGKIVKGYDVPHNGLVGIVSATIAPNSFILKDPNVEYHFDYGYNDIKDIPNVKHVLVSSWSGSDTTLDWIRVRKYADKEPITTVERINSNTWKVVVSNPNNYDLTDFQVRFDGAEIVNSKNDGLSITIDSIIDDNGNVIYSSPNSPSTSSQKTEKTNTNTQKISTEQTSTPKSSSQTSSFPKSYILLGFLVLIATVGIVKMRKRKPSESTELKPSQTSTQTTNNIPDFPQSLLNKYIPLQKLGEGGFGKVFKVKRKGGTQPIALKVPNLDEKAKKFLLKEIRAWKNLDHPNIVKMYDAFEEPIPHIEMEYVEGCTINGRKINNLEDYPKPVNPKDAIKLIKQIAEGLKHAHSKNIIHRDIKPSNILLTSNLTPKITDWGLAKIGAKSSTATTTKGLTLLYSAPEQIDEEEYGKTDKRTDIYQLGLLFYELLTGKLPYEATSLAQLSLKIINPNIKPTPPSKINPELSIFDGIFEKLLAKRKEDRFQSVDEFLNALNSLEELNKEKEELKKTLTKTTELIKKSTDKSKINRLTKELIDSITKLALNCAKANDKVGLLDALEILKDYVKSEENKKELEGAIKHVEFLIKESIPLGKDTIEKLEVLLNRIKKEWK, from the coding sequence GTGAAACTTAGAAGTTTAATAACTGGGTTAGTATTGATTGGAATCTTTATTAATATTGGAGTGGTTTTTGGAGAGGATGTTAGTACTAACACTTTATCTTATTGGATTGAACATACTGACGGCAAATATTATGTCTGGACTAAAATACCTCATATCCCTGCAAATGGTAAAGTCGTTTTAATAGTTCATAAAGATCCTTCAAAAACTCCTAATGGAGATAAAGTATTTGAATTCTTTGATGATTTTGATGGTAATAGTTTGGATACAAGTAAATGGATAGCTATAGGGTCTTATTCTATCAGCAATAGTAAAATAATACTAAATCCAGAACATTATACCACACGTGGACAAGTTTATGGTTTAGATGTACATAATGGATTGTACTCTACTTATGAAATACAACAACCAGTAGTGATTGAAACTAAAGTAGTGTCTCACACTGATTACGTTAGATATTGGTTTGGAACTACTGGACTGAGTTATGGTTATGACGATGGAGGACCTGATTGGTGGGGATTTCATTATCCTGGTGGCAGGATAGCAAAAGGTTATGATGTTCCACCCAATGGGTTAGTGGGCATTGTATCAGCTACAATTACACCAAATTCCTTCATATTAAAAGATCCAAACGTTGAATATCACTTTGACTATGGTTATGATGATATAAAAGACATTCCAAATGCAAAGCATGTTTTTGTTTCATCATGGAGTTGCTCAGACACAACCTTGGATTGGATCAGAGTAAGAAAATACGCAGATAAAGAACCAATTACAACCGTAGAACGAATAAATTCAAACACTTGGAAAGTTGTAGTATCAAATCCTAATAATTATGATTTAACTGACTTCCAAGTGAGATTTGATGGAGCAGAAATAGTAAATAGTAAAAATGACGGATTATCTATAACCATAGACTCAATCATTGATGATAATGGTAATGTAATATACTCTTCACCTAACTCACCCTCAACATCCTCACAAAAAACAGAAAAAACCAATACCAATACCCAAAAAATATCTTCTTATTGGATTGAACATACTGACGGCAAATATCATGTCTGGACTAAGATACACAATATCCCTGCAAATGGTAAAGTTGTCCTAATAGTTCATAAAGATCCTTCAAAAACTCCTAATGGAGACGCGGTATTTGAATTCTTTGATGATTTTGATGGAACGAGTTTAGATAGAAATAAATGGATAGCTATAGGGTCTTATTCTATCAGCAATAGTAAAATAATACTAAATCCAGAACATTATACTACTACAAATGGACAAGCTTTTGGTTTAGATGTAGGTAATGGACTGTACTCTACTTATGAAATACAACAACCAGTAATAATTGAAACTAAAGTAGTGTCTCACACTGATTATGTTAGATATTGGTTTGGAACTATTAGACTGAACTATAGATATGACGATGGAGGACCTGATTGGTGGGGATTTTACTATCCTGGTGGCAAGATAGTAAAAGGTTATGATGTTCCACACAATGGGTTAGTAGGTATTGTATCAGCTACAATTGCTCCAAATTCCTTCATATTAAAAGATCCAAACGTTGAATATCACTTTGACTATGGTTATAATGATATAAAAGACATTCCAAATGTAAAGCATGTTCTCGTTTCATCATGGAGTGGCTCAGACACAACCTTAGATTGGATCAGAGTAAGAAAATATGCCGACAAAGAACCAATTACAACCGTAGAACGAATAAATTCAAACACTTGGAAAGTTGTAGTATCAAATCCTAATAATTATGATTTAACTGACTTCCAAGTGAGATTTGATGGAGCAGAAATAGTAAATAGTAAAAATGACGGATTATCTATAACCATAGACTCAATCATTGATGATAACGGTAATGTAATATACTCTTCACCTAACTCACCCTCAACATCCTCACAAAAAACAGAAAAAACCAATACCAACACCCAAAAAATATCTACCGAACAAACTTCAACACCCAAATCCTCCTCACAAACATCCAGTTTTCCAAAATCCTATATACTCTTAGGATTCCTCGTCTTGATAGCAACTGTTGGAATAGTTAAGATGAGAAAAAGAAAACCTTCAGAATCAACAGAGTTAAAACCTTCCCAAACATCAACTCAAACCACCAACAATATACCTGACTTCCCACAATCCCTATTAAACAAATACATCCCACTACAAAAATTAGGAGAAGGTGGATTTGGAAAGGTATTCAAAGTTAAAAGAAAAGGTGGAACTCAACCAATAGCATTAAAAGTTCCTAATTTAGATGAAAAAGCCAAAAAATTCCTATTAAAAGAAATTAGAGCATGGAAAAACCTCGACCATCCAAATATTGTTAAAATGTATGATGCCTTTGAAGAACCAATCCCGCACATTGAAATGGAATATGTTGAAGGTTGCACTATAAACGGAAGGAAAATAAACAACTTAGAGGATTATCCAAAACCAGTAAATCCAAAAGATGCCATAAAATTAATAAAACAAATAGCAGAGGGGTTAAAACACGCTCATTCCAAGAATATAATCCACAGAGACATAAAACCATCCAACATACTACTAACTTCAAACTTAACCCCAAAAATCACAGATTGGGGATTGGCTAAAATAGGAGCAAAATCATCAACAGCAACAACCACAAAGGGATTAACTTTACTATATTCAGCACCGGAGCAAATAGATGAAGAAGAATATGGAAAAACAGATAAAAGAACGGATATTTACCAGTTGGGATTATTATTCTACGAACTTTTAACTGGAAAACTACCTTATGAAGCAACTTCATTAGCCCAACTGTCTTTGAAAATAATAAATCCCAACATAAAACCAACACCGCCATCAAAAATAAACCCAGAACTATCAATATTTGATGGAATATTTGAAAAACTTTTAGCAAAGAGAAAAGAAGATAGGTTCCAGTCAGTAGATGAGTTTTTAAACGCTCTAAATTCCTTAGAAGAACTGAACAAAGAAAAAGAAGAACTTAAAAAGACATTAACAAAAACCACAGAATTAATTAAAAAATCAACAGATAAATCAAAAATTAATAGATTAACAAAAGAACTAATAGATTCAATAACAAAACTTGCCTTAAATTGTGCTAAGGCAAATGATAAGGTTGGTTTATTAGATGCATTAGAAATATTAAAAGATTATGTCAAATCAGAAGAAAATAAAAAAGAATTAGAAGGGGCTATAAAACATGTAGAGTTCCTAATTAAAGAAAGTATCCCACTTGGAAAAGACACCATAGAAAAACTTGAAGTTTTATTGAATAGGATTAAGAAGGAATGGAAATAA
- a CDS encoding ATP-binding protein, translating into MEIDLSGALMSQFKKAKKEYEMAKEKNNLDIAKKKALECAKLLRLMAKYDEYNEKSYLEKAKKWEMVANSISNPSKVNKSKPAKKSESSNTTKAEVEDEIDKFKNFVKNNLIQKSPITWEDIGGLKEVKQLMMETIVISALQKPASIQPWKGILLFGPPGTGKTLLASASAGSLEATFFNVKASSVLSKYYGESSKIISALYDVAREMAPSIVFIDEIDALTTKRSEETSEASRRMLSTLLTELDGFQDKGRDRLILTLAATNTPWDLDEAILSRFSRRIYIPLPDKEATKEIIKINTKGVKLNVNLDEIADKCVERFYSGRDLKNLCQEAIWNMIRDVNKDLHELAKLPYNELRKRKLNVRPLTNDDFEEAFKKIKSPLTKKDIEKYEKWAEEFGG; encoded by the coding sequence ATGGAGATAGATCTCTCTGGTGCATTAATGAGTCAATTTAAAAAAGCTAAGAAAGAGTATGAGATGGCAAAAGAGAAGAATAACTTAGATATTGCTAAAAAAAAGGCATTAGAATGTGCAAAGTTGCTAAGGTTGATGGCAAAGTATGATGAATACAATGAAAAAAGTTATTTGGAGAAGGCTAAAAAATGGGAAATGGTGGCAAATAGCATAAGTAATCCATCAAAAGTTAATAAATCCAAACCTGCAAAAAAATCAGAATCATCAAACACTACAAAAGCTGAGGTAGAAGATGAAATTGACAAGTTTAAAAATTTTGTGAAAAACAACCTAATACAAAAATCTCCTATTACATGGGAGGACATAGGGGGGTTGAAAGAAGTTAAACAACTTATGATGGAAACTATTGTTATATCAGCACTTCAAAAGCCAGCATCAATACAGCCATGGAAAGGGATTTTGTTATTTGGTCCTCCAGGAACAGGTAAAACACTATTAGCATCTGCATCTGCTGGAAGTTTAGAGGCAACATTTTTTAATGTGAAGGCATCATCTGTTTTAAGCAAATACTATGGAGAGTCCTCAAAGATAATCAGTGCATTGTATGATGTTGCAAGAGAGATGGCTCCAAGTATAGTGTTTATAGATGAAATAGATGCCTTAACCACAAAAAGAAGTGAAGAAACAAGTGAGGCATCAAGGAGGATGCTATCTACCCTTTTAACTGAATTGGATGGTTTTCAAGATAAAGGGAGGGATAGGTTAATATTGACATTAGCAGCAACAAATACACCATGGGATTTAGATGAGGCAATTTTGTCAAGGTTTTCAAGGAGAATTTATATTCCATTACCAGATAAGGAGGCAACAAAGGAGATTATTAAAATTAACACAAAAGGGGTGAAGTTGAATGTTAATTTAGATGAAATTGCAGATAAGTGTGTGGAAAGGTTTTATTCTGGTAGGGATTTGAAAAATCTCTGTCAAGAGGCAATATGGAATATGATTAGGGATGTGAATAAGGACTTACATGAATTGGCTAAACTTCCCTACAACGAATTGAGAAAAAGAAAGTTAAATGTTAGACCACTAACTAATGATGATTTTGAAGAGGCATTTAAGAAAATAAAAAGTCCTTTGACTAAAAAAGATATTGAGAAGTATGAGAAATGGGCTGAGGAGTTTGGGGGATGA
- a CDS encoding ATP-binding protein codes for MKFYNREKELNYLKTYCQLEPNSILFVYGPKSSGKSTVMRRVIKELSEDIVFFYYNLRKYATPTKDEFLSIFFEKSDKKYLPNKLEFNLGVFKFGIEKNQDFKNLSLNDVFAKINESINAVIKEGKKPVLIIDELQKLKNIYFNGEKSLLNELFNLFVSLTKMEHLCHVICLTSDTLFIEEIYQNSTLKNASEYYLIDWLNRDCIKDILEEEGFNEEEIDYAINYLSLPYEVSQLINNKKLGLSVEETIRRWINIEKDRLVYLLKSNKERKENLLKVLSKFKEKIKVNIDDFEDEIFEDVKFLIKNEILFYDVVNGVIKPTSIIEWEAIKLGGGKNAN; via the coding sequence ATGAAATTCTATAATAGAGAAAAAGAACTAAATTATTTAAAAACCTATTGCCAATTAGAGCCTAACTCTATCCTCTTTGTCTATGGACCTAAATCATCAGGGAAATCAACAGTAATGAGGAGGGTTATTAAAGAGTTATCAGAAGATATAGTTTTTTTCTACTATAACCTAAGAAAATATGCCACACCTACAAAGGATGAGTTTTTAAGTATCTTCTTTGAAAAATCTGATAAAAAATATCTTCCAAATAAATTGGAGTTTAATTTAGGTGTTTTTAAGTTTGGGATTGAGAAAAATCAGGATTTTAAAAATCTATCTTTAAATGATGTTTTTGCTAAGATAAACGAAAGTATAAATGCTGTTATCAAAGAAGGAAAAAAACCAGTTTTAATAATTGATGAGTTGCAAAAATTAAAAAATATCTATTTTAATGGAGAGAAATCATTGTTAAATGAATTATTCAATCTCTTTGTTTCATTAACTAAAATGGAACATCTATGTCATGTTATTTGCTTAACTTCTGATACTCTATTTATAGAGGAAATATATCAAAACTCAACTTTAAAAAATGCTTCTGAATACTACTTAATAGATTGGCTAAATAGAGATTGTATTAAGGATATATTAGAAGAAGAAGGGTTTAATGAAGAGGAGATAGATTATGCTATAAATTATCTATCATTACCTTATGAGGTTTCCCAACTAATAAACAATAAAAAACTTGGTTTGTCTGTTGAAGAGACAATAAGGAGGTGGATAAATATTGAGAAAGATAGGTTAGTTTATCTACTAAAATCAAATAAAGAAAGAAAAGAGAATCTATTAAAAGTTTTAAGTAAATTTAAGGAAAAAATTAAAGTAAATATTGATGATTTTGAAGATGAAATCTTTGAAGATGTTAAATTCCTAATAAAAAATGAAATTTTGTTTTATGATGTTGTTAATGGTGTAATAAAACCAACTTCAATAATTGAATGGGAAGCCATAAAATTAGGGGGTGGTAAAAATGCTAACTAA
- a CDS encoding coiled-coil domain-containing protein codes for MSLFSEGDYKKLEELKKKANRVLREGYDIIYEPYEKRVDLWNRIKEDYEKYKDGECGTFCKDVDRVVRRDFEWALATLAFSFYHNNESFPGIKRYSFKELQLVEYILKYNVFELWTVEDILREISKANRDGTNETLNLLKEYYNNIGKKVEELVKDHTIKLPIRDYAKTKWEEYKSKMDEAIFRAMREIDWFSDFITGVDSKINELENRINKLHNLVYEEKRKLEEEFKHKKEVELAKIEEMKEELKRKFEIEKEKIKMEIEMEKNKELQERLKKEVENIEKSYKELIEELNEKIKLLESEKNELKEKKDELENILRKIREAKKVGSRFVKLENALSYEEWFVGRLDKKLDEMKDSGIRVDNRIFNVVSIEESWDSNNSKLPKNKQIKAILKEKKLIPFGKRMEIMLVGMFLTNRENYEKMGFDVYPISLGKVVEVIENVKAYNFDKVVLLIASPTGFEKEVVEFVNSDNFKMRYLSKKIALALLDVETGELYYNEVDEYAKAFAPLMSLEFDAEKIERLKRYIDENIVLKGYITLEEAINEIGDERVAKKVFYEYEKGETKYIEEVGFVLIKK; via the coding sequence ATGAGTTTATTTTCAGAAGGGGATTACAAAAAATTGGAAGAACTAAAGAAGAAAGCAAATAGGGTATTAAGAGAAGGGTATGACATAATATATGAACCTTATGAGAAAAGAGTGGATTTGTGGAATAGGATAAAGGAGGATTATGAAAAATACAAAGACGGAGAGTGTGGAACCTTCTGTAAAGATGTTGATAGAGTAGTAAGAAGGGACTTTGAATGGGCATTAGCAACACTTGCATTTAGTTTTTACCATAACAACGAATCATTCCCAGGAATTAAGAGATATAGTTTTAAAGAACTTCAACTTGTTGAGTATATCTTAAAGTATAATGTATTTGAACTTTGGACTGTGGAGGACATTTTAAGGGAAATAAGTAAGGCAAATAGAGATGGCACAAATGAAACTTTGAATCTCCTTAAAGAATACTACAACAATATTGGAAAGAAAGTTGAAGAACTTGTAAAAGACCACACAATAAAACTTCCAATAAGGGACTATGCAAAGACAAAATGGGAAGAATATAAGAGTAAGATGGATGAGGCAATATTCAGGGCTATGAGGGAAATAGATTGGTTTAGCGACTTCATAACTGGTGTGGATAGCAAAATCAACGAACTTGAAAATAGGATTAATAAACTTCATAATTTAGTGTATGAGGAAAAAAGAAAGTTAGAGGAGGAATTTAAGCATAAAAAAGAAGTAGAATTGGCAAAAATTGAAGAAATGAAGGAAGAATTAAAAAGAAAGTTCGAAATTGAAAAAGAGAAAATAAAGATGGAAATTGAAATGGAGAAAAATAAGGAACTTCAGGAGAGATTAAAGAAGGAAGTGGAAAATATTGAAAAAAGTTATAAAGAACTTATTGAGGAACTGAATGAAAAAATAAAACTATTAGAATCCGAAAAAAATGAACTGAAAGAGAAGAAGGATGAATTGGAAAATATTTTAAGAAAAATAAGAGAGGCTAAGAAAGTAGGGTCAAGGTTTGTTAAGTTGGAAAACGCTCTGTCCTATGAGGAGTGGTTTGTTGGAAGGTTGGATAAGAAATTGGATGAAATGAAAGATAGTGGTATAAGGGTAGATAATAGGATATTTAATGTAGTATCCATTGAAGAATCTTGGGACTCAAATAATTCAAAACTTCCCAAAAATAAACAAATAAAGGCAATATTGAAAGAGAAAAAACTCATTCCATTTGGTAAAAGGATGGAGATAATGTTAGTTGGGATGTTTTTAACAAATAGAGAAAATTATGAGAAGATGGGTTTTGATGTCTATCCAATATCGTTGGGTAAAGTAGTTGAGGTGATAGAAAATGTAAAGGCGTATAACTTTGATAAAGTTGTGTTGTTAATTGCCTCACCAACAGGTTTTGAAAAAGAAGTTGTTGAATTTGTTAATTCTGATAATTTCAAAATGAGATACTTATCTAAAAAGATTGCTCTCGCGCTTCTTGATGTTGAAACTGGAGAATTATACTATAATGAGGTTGATGAGTATGCAAAGGCATTCGCACCATTGATGAGTTTAGAATTTGATGCAGAGAAAATAGAAAGATTAAAAAGATACATTGATGAAAATATAGTCCTAAAAGGCTACATCACATTAGAAGAAGCAATTAATGAGATTGGAGATGAAAGGGTGGCAAAAAAGGTATTTTATGAATATGAAAAAGGGGAAACCAAATATATTGAAGAAGTGGGCTTTGTTCTTATCAAAAAATAA
- a CDS encoding DEAD/DEAH box helicase, translated as MLIIRKPKKKKDEIEVVDLINEKKYYALLRKEGNKIRPYKCREEDKLIQPAKFMNILKNNKILLSKDEETLRIEDFLKTNNLKYEYIELCPFCLTKGKYKELYDKYSYYGRCICLDCAIEEVKNEVNINEEFIRKLLKRFRDVERVIEIFKTNRPLDNPELTRYDVLVGSEEDKIENYKIDELSIPKELKEIIKERGIEELLPVQTLAVKGGLLENKDLLIMSATSSGKTLIGELAGIKNLLEGKGKFLFLVPLVALANQKYLEFKERYEKLGLKVSLRVGMGRLSKPKEEINTDINADIIVGTYEGIDYLIRTKKLKDVGTVVIDEIHSLNMEDRGARLDGLIGRLRELFNAQMIYLSATIGNPNELAKKLNARAIIYNGRPVPLERHVIFAKNEYNKLNLIREIVKREFNTISKYGYRGQSLIFTYSRKRAEYIARFLNSKGIKADYYHGGMEYSRRRRVEDDFLNQKIMCVVTTAALAAGVDFPASTVILESLAMGGDWLNPSEFQQMCGRAGRKGMHDIGKVYLLVEIGKKYHAKMEMSEDEVAFKLLNSEPEDVNVEYNEDEELEQILATITAGITNKFELDRVPLLGRNLDLDYVLNKLGGYGMVEVIGNNVYPTKYGYATSISFLYPKDAEIIREAIKNKEEIMELIVKILPFDNIYISPSLKNKLSRIFHINIPSRFVDALQIIKENFERVREKHLKEMLIPIILEFEEEEEVIPKISKTIINLRMNKKTPSQISKILYEDYRIQTYSGDIYTYLENVIKLLDAIERIGNIYNKNYAIRAKELKERIENPYQK; from the coding sequence ATGCTTATAATTAGAAAACCTAAGAAAAAGAAGGATGAAATTGAGGTTGTAGATTTAATCAACGAGAAAAAATATTATGCCTTATTGAGAAAAGAAGGGAATAAGATAAGGCCATATAAATGTAGAGAGGAAGACAAATTAATCCAACCAGCAAAGTTCATGAATATTTTAAAGAACAACAAGATTCTCCTAAGCAAAGATGAAGAGACCTTAAGAATAGAGGATTTTCTAAAAACAAACAATTTAAAATATGAATATATTGAGTTGTGTCCATTTTGCTTAACAAAAGGGAAATATAAAGAACTTTATGACAAATACAGTTACTATGGTAGGTGTATATGCTTAGATTGTGCCATCGAAGAAGTTAAAAATGAAGTCAATATTAACGAAGAGTTTATTAGAAAACTTTTGAAGAGATTTAGGGACGTTGAAAGAGTAATAGAAATATTCAAAACAAACAGACCATTAGATAACCCAGAATTGACAAGATACGATGTATTAGTAGGAAGTGAAGAGGATAAAATAGAAAACTATAAAATAGATGAATTAAGCATTCCCAAAGAATTAAAGGAAATTATAAAAGAAAGGGGAATAGAAGAACTCCTTCCAGTCCAAACACTTGCTGTTAAAGGTGGGTTATTGGAGAATAAAGATCTCCTTATAATGTCAGCCACATCTTCTGGAAAAACACTCATTGGCGAACTTGCAGGAATTAAAAATCTATTAGAAGGTAAAGGAAAATTTCTGTTTTTAGTGCCACTTGTAGCATTAGCAAATCAAAAGTATCTTGAATTTAAAGAGAGGTATGAAAAATTGGGGCTAAAAGTATCTTTAAGGGTAGGAATGGGAAGATTAAGCAAACCAAAAGAAGAAATAAACACTGACATAAATGCGGATATTATTGTTGGTACTTATGAGGGAATTGATTATTTAATAAGAACTAAAAAATTAAAGGATGTGGGGACTGTTGTTATTGATGAGATTCATTCCCTCAACATGGAAGATAGAGGAGCAAGGTTAGATGGATTGATTGGAAGATTGAGAGAGTTGTTTAATGCCCAAATGATTTATCTCTCTGCCACAATTGGAAATCCAAACGAACTTGCAAAAAAACTAAATGCAAGGGCAATAATATACAATGGGAGACCAGTCCCATTAGAGAGACACGTAATATTTGCAAAGAATGAATATAACAAGTTAAATTTGATTAGGGAGATTGTAAAAAGAGAGTTCAACACAATATCCAAATATGGCTATAGAGGGCAGAGTTTAATTTTCACCTACTCAAGAAAAAGGGCAGAATACATAGCGAGGTTTTTAAATTCAAAAGGAATTAAGGCAGATTACTACCATGGAGGTATGGAGTATTCAAGGAGAAGAAGGGTAGAGGATGATTTTTTAAACCAAAAAATCATGTGCGTTGTAACAACAGCTGCACTTGCTGCGGGGGTTGATTTTCCAGCATCTACAGTAATACTCGAGAGTTTGGCGATGGGAGGGGATTGGTTAAATCCATCTGAATTCCAACAGATGTGTGGAAGGGCAGGAAGAAAGGGAATGCACGATATTGGAAAGGTCTATTTGCTGGTTGAAATAGGGAAGAAGTATCATGCAAAGATGGAAATGAGCGAGGATGAAGTGGCATTTAAACTCCTAAACTCTGAGCCAGAAGATGTTAATGTTGAATACAATGAGGATGAAGAGTTAGAACAAATACTCGCCACAATAACTGCTGGAATAACAAATAAATTTGAATTGGACAGAGTTCCGTTGCTTGGTAGAAATTTGGATTTAGATTATGTTCTCAATAAATTGGGAGGATATGGTATGGTTGAAGTGATTGGAAATAATGTATATCCAACAAAATATGGATATGCAACTTCAATATCCTTCCTATACCCAAAAGATGCAGAGATTATAAGGGAAGCAATTAAAAATAAAGAGGAAATTATGGAGTTAATTGTGAAAATTTTGCCATTTGACAACATCTACATTTCCCCATCACTAAAAAATAAACTATCAAGGATATTTCACATAAATATTCCTTCAAGATTCGTTGATGCACTGCAGATAATAAAAGAGAACTTTGAGAGAGTTAGAGAGAAACATTTAAAGGAAATGCTAATACCAATTATCTTGGAATTTGAGGAAGAGGAAGAAGTTATTCCAAAAATATCAAAGACCATCATAAATTTGAGGATGAATAAAAAAACACCATCACAGATCTCAAAAATACTCTATGAAGATTATAGAATCCAAACTTACAGTGGGGATATTTACACATACTTGGAAAATGTGATTAAATTGTTGGATGCAATAGAAAGGATTGGTAACATATACAATAAAAACTATGCAATTAGAGCAAAGGAATTAAAAGAGAGAATAGAAAATCCATATCAAAAATAG
- a CDS encoding class III signal peptide-containing protein, translating into MLKKVKKLIHSTRGQISLEFSILMAAIVSAAVIAGYYIIASSKDVGHNNIDAINHTYNVTMKALNKV; encoded by the coding sequence ATGTTAAAAAAAGTTAAAAAATTAATACACTCTACCAGGGGGCAAATATCCTTAGAGTTCTCAATTCTTATGGCTGCAATTGTGTCTGCTGCAGTTATTGCTGGATATTACATAATTGCAAGTTCAAAAGATGTTGGACACAATAACATAGATGCAATAAATCATACCTACAATGTTACTATGAAAGCATTAAATAAAGTATAG
- a CDS encoding AAA family ATPase, protein MVEVLIGITGMPGSGKSAIKEVAKKFNIPVVSMGDVVREETRKKGLELTPENVGNMAIKLREMYGKEAIAVPCLKYIEKYFANYDFVIIEGVRSLYEVNYFKKYYPFLTIAIHASPKTRFERLMKRKREDDTMDWEEFVKRDMRELGFSIGGVIALADYMIVNEGDYKSYLQELERTLKKIIDSFKK, encoded by the coding sequence ATGGTTGAGGTGCTAATAGGGATTACAGGGATGCCGGGTTCTGGAAAGAGTGCTATAAAGGAAGTAGCAAAAAAGTTTAACATTCCAGTAGTTTCAATGGGGGATGTGGTTAGGGAAGAGACAAGAAAGAAGGGTCTGGAATTAACTCCCGAAAATGTTGGTAATATGGCAATAAAGTTGAGAGAAATGTATGGAAAAGAGGCTATTGCAGTGCCGTGCTTAAAATATATTGAAAAATATTTTGCAAATTATGATTTTGTTATAATTGAGGGTGTTAGAAGTTTATATGAAGTCAACTATTTTAAAAAATACTATCCGTTCTTAACCATTGCCATACATGCTTCTCCAAAAACACGATTTGAGAGATTAATGAAGAGGAAAAGAGAAGATGACACCATGGATTGGGAAGAGTTTGTTAAGAGGGATATGAGAGAGTTGGGCTTTTCCATTGGTGGAGTTATTGCACTTGCAGATTACATGATTGTTAATGAAGGGGATTACAAGAGTTATTTGCAAGAATTGGAAAGAACTCTGAAAAAAATTATAGACTCATTCAAAAAATAA